The Desulfobacterales bacterium DNA segment ACTGCACCATCAACAGGCAAAGCTGGTTCAGGTTATCCGGGGAGAGGTATTTGATGTGGCGGTAGACGTCCGTCCCGGGTCTCCGACATTCGGTAACTGGTCGGGGGTGCGCCTTTCGGAAATAAATAAACGACAGCTGTTTATTCCGCAGGGCTTTGCCCATGGATTTTGCGTAATCAGTGCGACCGCCCTTTTTCAATACAAATGCACGGATTTTTACGCACCGGATGACGAAGGCGGCATTTTGTTCTCGGACCCGGATATCGATATAATCTGGCCGATATCAGACCCCATCCTGTCTGAGAAGGACAAAAAATATCCGTTGCTGAAGGAAATACCCCCTGACGGATTGCCGGCTGGGTTCAAAGACAGTGCTGAGGACTGAGTGCTGAGGACTGAGGACTGAGTTAAGCCAGAGGCCAGAGGGCAAAGAGAGCAGACAGAAAGGGGTGGGCTGTTTTCCCTATCCCCTTAACCTATACCAATTTTATATGTGAAAGACATAAATACCATGAAAAAACTGATTGTTACCGGAGCCAACGGCCAGCTCGGCCGGGAATTGAGACGGAAAGCCGTCCCCTGCGTTTTTGATGTCATTTCTCTGGATCTGCCTGATTTCGATATCACCGATGTTTCCGCCGTTAAAGATATGGTGGCAAAATCAGGTGCCAGGCTGGTTGTCAATGCAGCGGCATATACGGCTGTTGACCGGGCTGAATCCGAGTCGGACCTTGCGTATGCAGTCAATTGCAATGGCGCGGCGAATCTGGCAGAGGCCTGCAGTCAGGCAAATATTCCTCTGATTCATATCTCGACAGATTATGTGTTTGACGGCACAAAAGGCAGCGCTTACGCTGAAACCGATTCGATTTCACCCATCGGCGTGTATGGAAAAAGCAAGGCCGATGGCGAGGCGGAAATCAGAAAAATACTGCCGGTGCATGTCATTCTCAGAACCGCCTGGCTGTATGGTATCCATGGAAATAATTTTGTTAAGACCATGCTTCGCCTGGGACAGGAACGCGAAGAGATTAAGGTCGTCAATGATCAGTTTGGCTGCCCGACACATGCCGAGGATCTGGCTCAGGCCGTTCTTACGATCGCCGAACGTATTCTTTCAGGCCGGCATGTCGCATGGGGGACCTGGCATTACTGCGGCAGTGGACAGACAACCTGGTATGAATTTGCAAAGAAAATATTTGAACTGGCAGGTTCCCGACATCCTTTAAAAGTAAGGAACCTTATTCCTGTAACAACAAAAGAATACCCGACCCCGGCCCGACGCCCGGCTTATTCGGTTCTGGATTGTACGCAGATCCGGAAAAAATTCGGAATCGCCCCGCCGCCCTGGGAGGAAAGCTTAGCCCGAATGCTGGATGAATTGTTGACAAATATATAAGAATACCAGAGGTCTAATTTGTTTTTTTTCTGCCCGCTCCATGCTGCCACCCCCTGCAAAGGGAGGCCAGCAGCTGCTTTTTCCCTTTTTGCTCTTTTCTTCCTGCTGCCTGTTTTGCCACCGGCCACCGGCTGTCAGCCATTTAACCCTTACTAAAGAAGGTGTCCAAATGAACATGAATTCAGAAAATCAAAAAAAACAAATCCATCTGGTAGCCGCTGCCAGACCCAATTTCATGAAAATAGCACCGCTTTACCATGCATTAAAAAACCAATCGTGGGCGCATCCGGTTATTGTGCATACGGGCCAGCATTATGATTTGAATATGTCTGATATTTTTTTCCAGAATCTGGGGCTTCCTTCTCCGGATCTGCATCTTGGCGTCGGGGGAGGAACCCATGCGGAGCAGACCGGCCAGGTGATGATCGCCTATGAAAGAGCGCTGGTCAATACCCGGCCGGACCTGGTCGTTGTCGTGGGGGATGTAAATTCCACCGTGGCGGCAAGTATTGCGGCCGTAAAGCTCGGGATAAAGGTGGCACATCTTGAGGCGGGACTTCGCTCATTTGACAGAACCATGCCTGAAGAGATTAACCGCGTGATAACCGATTCAATTGCCGATATGCTATGGACCCCTTCTGCCGATGGCGATGAAAATCTGATCCGGGAAGGCATTTCCAGAGACAAAATCCGGCGTGTAGGCAATATCATGATTGATTCTCTGGAACTGCTTCGGGATCAAATCCGGAAAGAATCGGTCTATGAGGCCTATGGCTTCAGCAAAAACGGCTATGGGGTGGTGACATTTCACAGACCGTCCAATGTCGATAACCCCCTGCTGCTAAAAAATATATGTGAAATTCTGGGGCGTGTTTCAAAACAGATCCCTCTGATTTTTCCGCTGCACCCCCGCACCCGGAATAATCTCGAAAAAAACGGTCTGATGAAAACGTTAACCCGATTTCCCGACCTTTTGATCGCCGAACCGTTAAGTTATATCAAATTCATGAATCTGATTTTCAATTGCCGCCTGGTCATTACCGATTCCGGCGGCATTCAGGAAGAAACCTCATATCTGGGTATTCCGTGCCTGACCATGAGGCCGAATACTGAGCGCCCTGTTACCATTACCCTGGGGACAAACCGGCTGTGCAATCCCGAAAATCTGGAAGTTCGTATTCAAACTGTTCTGTGTGACGGAAAAACTCAAAAAACCGATATCGATCTATGGGATGGGAAAACCGCGTTACGGGTTGTCGATTCCATCAGAGAAATGGCCTTTCAGCGG contains these protein-coding regions:
- the rfbC gene encoding dTDP-4-dehydrorhamnose 3,5-epimerase; the encoded protein is MKLIKTPIEGVVILEPRVFEDPRGFFMETYQQKKYAEAGINCTFVQDNLSCSSRGVLRGLHYQLHHQQAKLVQVIRGEVFDVAVDVRPGSPTFGNWSGVRLSEINKRQLFIPQGFAHGFCVISATALFQYKCTDFYAPDDEGGILFSDPDIDIIWPISDPILSEKDKKYPLLKEIPPDGLPAGFKDSAED
- the rfbD gene encoding dTDP-4-dehydrorhamnose reductase, translating into MKKLIVTGANGQLGRELRRKAVPCVFDVISLDLPDFDITDVSAVKDMVAKSGARLVVNAAAYTAVDRAESESDLAYAVNCNGAANLAEACSQANIPLIHISTDYVFDGTKGSAYAETDSISPIGVYGKSKADGEAEIRKILPVHVILRTAWLYGIHGNNFVKTMLRLGQEREEIKVVNDQFGCPTHAEDLAQAVLTIAERILSGRHVAWGTWHYCGSGQTTWYEFAKKIFELAGSRHPLKVRNLIPVTTKEYPTPARRPAYSVLDCTQIRKKFGIAPPPWEESLARMLDELLTNI
- the wecB gene encoding UDP-N-acetylglucosamine 2-epimerase (non-hydrolyzing), translating into MNSENQKKQIHLVAAARPNFMKIAPLYHALKNQSWAHPVIVHTGQHYDLNMSDIFFQNLGLPSPDLHLGVGGGTHAEQTGQVMIAYERALVNTRPDLVVVVGDVNSTVAASIAAVKLGIKVAHLEAGLRSFDRTMPEEINRVITDSIADMLWTPSADGDENLIREGISRDKIRRVGNIMIDSLELLRDQIRKESVYEAYGFSKNGYGVVTFHRPSNVDNPLLLKNICEILGRVSKQIPLIFPLHPRTRNNLEKNGLMKTLTRFPDLLIAEPLSYIKFMNLIFNCRLVITDSGGIQEETSYLGIPCLTMRPNTERPVTITLGTNRLCNPENLEVRIQTVLCDGKTQKTDIDLWDGKTALRVVDSIREMAFQR